ctcattaatatatttatatatgtgtgtgtgtgttttgtatatgaatTTCTGCCGCGTCAACGTGTAaggtcgtgtatgtatgtatttatatattaataagtatatatgtgtatatatataatataataatatatatataatatatatataatatatatatataatatatatatatatatatatatatatatatatatatatatatatatatatatatatatcagatttatGGTATACCGTAGTAGATGGGGTACGCATATACCACTTGAATTGGTCTACATCTCTTTGAGAAGTGTTTGTATGATTTCCCATTGTATGGCTAGGTGTTGGGAATGTTGGAGATCAAAGGAGCCGGAGAGGCACTGTGCAGTCTCTGAAAGTATACAGAGCTTCAAGTTGCGGGTAGTGTTGTTTCAATGGAACACTGTTTaaattgtttcatttttattatagtgcCTTGTATTTAATAATCTACCTGAGAACATCATCTGCTTAGCCTAGATTAGTTACAGTTCTGCCCCCAACTGTGATGGATCCGTCTTGTTGTGCATAGTTGCCAGAGAAGTCAATAATCCTATGGGGTAATTTTAcgggagctttttttttttttttttttttttttttttttttttttttttttttttcaagcatcaTAATATGTTTAGGAAAAACCCATATCAGTCACGCTTTCCCACAGTGTCTTGAGCTCTTATGCCAACTACTTTCTAATAGCATAGGTAgatttttcttcatctatttattttcttaaacaATCAGTTTCGGAATGGGTCATGTTCTCCACATATAAAGCTATAATGCCCATGTACAATGTCTGGTATCCCTTTTTATTTCAGTTCTGCAATTAATATCTCATTTCATAATTTAGCTGTAATGTAGAGGAAAAttaccatatgtgtgtgtaggtttctccctgtatgtgactatgtgtttacaggaatgtatgtatatctatacttcCCTTCCGAAATCCTTTGGACCTAAGTGCCTCCGTATCTCAGGCCCACCGCTTGCTACTCGCCATGAGCTCGCCAGTGTTTGAGGCCATGCTGTACGGGCCGCTCGCCGGGGATGACACGCTGGCGCTTCCCGAGGACCCACCTGAGGCCTTCGAGTGGCTCCTTAACCATCTGTACATGAACGAAACCCAGCTGCCGGACGTCACACTCGCCGCCAAGGTTTACCTGTTGGGTTCGAAGTACCAGCTGGATAACGTCTGCAAAATCTGGTCTGAGGTCGTACTATACTTCGTTCTTTACCCACCGGGCTTGATGTGATGTACTACATAACGTTTTTGTCTACCACCTAGTTTATTAGTGGCAAGGAGTTGCTCGTGCACACATGGCATGTACATCTTGTATAATGCTaaataggggtgtgtgtgtgtgtgtgtgtgtgtgtgtgtgtgtgtgtgtgtgtgtgtgtgtgtgtgtgtgtgtgtgtgtgtgttccagatAGATTTGACCCTCCTGTTGACTCTAATGACAGGTCTTTTAAGAATAACTATGCTGCTTTCATTCATTTTAGGATGCCTGTGAGGACACAACGGCATCTAAGGACAAGTCAAATTGCTTAGCCTTAGCCTATAGCTTTTCACAGCCTGGATTCTGTTGAACTCAGCAGAACCCAGTTAAAAGCACTATTGATGGAAAACGTCAGCAAATAATGGTTCCATGGATATAGAAACTGAATGAGATAAATGTaaggaaaaatatacaaatatttgggatttatgagagagggaagaaaaacttTTTTACAGTTCAGTTAGATTCTCCCAGGCTTGCTTCACCTGGGCCTTGAATATATGTTGTCCATTAAGAGTTCTCAGCCTGgctgaaagataatgaaatttgGGGGCATACCACTGCCAATttcagctagtttatcagcaagctcattCACGCTGATCCCGGGTTTTGGCAGTATTactggaaaaaggcgtcaccactgaATCGACAAAAAACTAACTTTATGGCTTGAAGATAATTAATtatcaatcacttttcattaaataaacttatctcgcaaattaataataacgaagctatttatttttcaaaataaatagaaaaataatagaaagtgagattcacacgggagctgggggaatactgaccaaattctccactgcgcatgcgcgaGCTCTCGTACCCGTACTGTTCCTGTTATctcgcccgtgacgtcacggccagtgtcacgatttcattggtCAATTTGGTGGTTAATTTAATAGCCAATGGGGAAAAGAATTCACGAGGGAAACAGTCAATGATTGAACATTagctaaaatagaagctatga
This genomic window from Penaeus vannamei isolate JL-2024 unplaced genomic scaffold, ASM4276789v1 unanchor3241, whole genome shotgun sequence contains:
- the LOC138861233 gene encoding BTB/POZ domain-containing protein 6-B-like; this encodes MSPIDDTLSLCWECWRSKEPERHCAVSESIQSFKLRAHRLLLAMSSPVFEAMLYGPLAGDDTLALPEDPPEAFEWLLNHLYMNETQLPDVTLAAKVYLLGSKYQLDNVCKIWSEVDACEDTTASKDKSNCLALAYSFSQPGFC